A genomic window from Planococcus rifietoensis includes:
- a CDS encoding DUF4037 domain-containing protein, with translation MELKKLAVRAAEQYAHIPNIEAVMLAGSVSRGWQDEFSDIELLIFWKQVPSDEERKQIIHQLDGKLLDFHPYEEEEWAETYTVDGVKFEISSFLTETIRQTIHQVTRKFDVNPDMQCIAAAVQHGIPLYGEAVIEQLKKQVEHYPLELQEKVIKHFSDFGSRWNNREALVHRKDWLMFYKVVVSVQTNIMGLLFGLNRQYIPHPAFKWQRNSLALMEIKPDNCTARLESVFFQEPSDATKELEALIEEIFGLVHQELPQIDISSVARKASFVRPKTR, from the coding sequence ATGGAACTCAAAAAACTAGCGGTGCGAGCTGCTGAGCAGTACGCGCATATCCCTAATATAGAAGCGGTCATGCTGGCTGGATCGGTATCGAGGGGTTGGCAGGACGAATTCTCGGATATTGAATTGCTCATTTTTTGGAAGCAAGTGCCATCCGACGAAGAACGTAAACAAATCATCCATCAACTGGACGGCAAACTATTGGATTTTCATCCATATGAAGAGGAAGAGTGGGCTGAAACCTACACAGTAGACGGCGTGAAATTTGAAATCAGCAGTTTTCTCACTGAAACGATTCGGCAAACCATCCATCAAGTAACCCGGAAATTCGACGTCAACCCAGACATGCAATGCATTGCAGCTGCAGTACAACACGGCATCCCACTATATGGGGAAGCGGTGATCGAGCAGCTGAAAAAACAAGTCGAGCATTATCCGCTTGAATTGCAGGAAAAAGTGATTAAGCATTTTAGCGACTTCGGGAGCCGTTGGAACAACCGGGAAGCGCTCGTTCACCGGAAGGATTGGCTCATGTTCTATAAAGTGGTCGTCTCCGTCCAAACGAATATTATGGGGCTGCTGTTCGGCTTGAATCGCCAATACATTCCCCATCCGGCGTTTAAATGGCAACGCAATTCACTCGCTTTAATGGAAATCAAACCGGATAATTGTACCGCCCGTTTGGAATCGGTGTTTTTTCAAGAGCCGTCGGATGCCACCAAAGAACTGGAGGCGCTCATTGAAGAAATCTTTGGGTTGGTTCATCAAGAACTTCCGCAGATAGATATTTCCAGCGTTGCCCGTAAAGCCTCGTTTGTCAGGCCGAAAACTCGTTAG
- a CDS encoding copper-translocating P-type ATPase yields the protein MAKHDETKPHEDDSTVQEEHVHTEHGHNGHDSEDHGGGHGHHGHGGHEDMVEDFKKRFFISLILTLPILAISPMIQHFMGVDWRFGNDMYVLFALSSIVFFYGGWPFLVGGIAELKDKAPGMMTLIALAITIAYSYSTLVVFGWDGNQLYWELATLVTIMLLGHWIEMRSIMGASNALEQLVKLMPNEAHRLDEDKQVEDVPLSEIRNKDWVLVKPGEKIPVDGVIVEGHSAVDESMLTGESIPIEKEDGDAVIGGSVNKEGSLVVEVEKTGEDSYLSQVITMVKEAQESKSRTQDLTNRAAKWLFYLALVAGFATLFAWLALGYSFDIAIERMVTVMVITCPHALGLAAPLVVAVSTSISAKQGLLIRNRADFEGARNLNAVVFDKTGTLTKGEFGVTDIVASDGYSEEQVLQLAAAIEQNSEHPIATGIVQSAKERSLAIGKVTDFESITGKGIQGQVDGVQINAVSPGYIKGENLVYDEHTFNTLSEQGKTVVFVLADDKLAGMIALADMVRDTAKQAVTALKEKGIHSIMLTGDNQKVANWVAAQLGIEEVYAEVLPDDKANQIKKIKDKGWRVAMTGDGVNDAPALATADLGIAIGAGTDVAMETADVVLVKSNPNDVVALIDLSKKTYRKMIQNLWWATGYNIFAIPLAAGVLAPWGIIVSPAVGAVFMSLSTVIVAINAKLLKA from the coding sequence ATGGCGAAACATGACGAAACGAAACCGCATGAAGATGATTCGACCGTGCAAGAAGAACATGTGCACACAGAACATGGGCATAACGGGCATGATTCGGAAGATCACGGAGGCGGACACGGCCATCACGGGCACGGCGGACATGAAGACATGGTGGAAGATTTCAAGAAGCGCTTTTTCATCTCGCTGATCCTGACCCTCCCGATCCTTGCGATTTCACCGATGATCCAGCATTTCATGGGCGTCGATTGGCGCTTCGGCAATGATATGTATGTGTTGTTCGCCTTATCATCAATTGTCTTTTTCTACGGCGGCTGGCCGTTTCTCGTGGGCGGCATCGCTGAACTGAAAGACAAAGCGCCGGGTATGATGACCTTGATTGCGCTCGCGATTACCATTGCCTATAGCTATAGCACGCTGGTCGTGTTCGGCTGGGACGGCAATCAGCTGTACTGGGAGCTCGCGACGCTTGTCACTATTATGCTGCTTGGACACTGGATTGAAATGCGCTCCATCATGGGGGCGTCGAACGCGCTCGAGCAGCTCGTCAAATTAATGCCCAATGAAGCGCATCGTTTGGATGAAGATAAACAAGTCGAGGACGTGCCTTTGTCCGAAATCCGCAACAAGGATTGGGTATTGGTCAAGCCGGGCGAGAAGATTCCAGTTGATGGCGTCATCGTCGAAGGCCATTCCGCAGTCGATGAATCGATGCTGACGGGTGAATCGATTCCGATTGAAAAAGAAGACGGCGATGCGGTCATCGGCGGCTCGGTTAATAAAGAAGGTTCGCTCGTCGTGGAAGTCGAGAAGACCGGGGAAGATTCGTATTTGTCCCAAGTCATCACGATGGTGAAGGAAGCCCAGGAATCAAAATCCAGAACGCAGGATTTAACGAACCGCGCTGCGAAATGGCTGTTTTATTTGGCGCTCGTTGCCGGATTCGCCACGCTGTTCGCCTGGCTTGCACTCGGCTACTCCTTTGATATCGCCATCGAACGCATGGTGACGGTCATGGTCATCACTTGCCCGCACGCACTCGGACTTGCAGCACCGCTCGTCGTCGCGGTCTCGACATCGATTTCAGCGAAGCAAGGTTTGTTGATCCGCAACCGCGCCGATTTCGAAGGTGCGCGCAATTTGAACGCCGTCGTCTTCGATAAAACAGGAACCCTGACAAAAGGTGAGTTTGGGGTCACCGACATCGTCGCCAGCGATGGCTACAGCGAAGAACAAGTATTGCAGCTCGCCGCAGCGATTGAACAGAACTCGGAACATCCGATTGCGACGGGAATCGTCCAATCGGCAAAAGAGCGCAGCCTGGCGATCGGCAAAGTCACCGATTTTGAATCAATTACCGGTAAAGGCATACAAGGGCAAGTGGACGGTGTGCAAATAAACGCCGTCAGCCCTGGCTATATCAAGGGAGAGAATTTGGTTTACGACGAACACACCTTCAATACCTTGTCGGAACAAGGCAAAACGGTCGTCTTTGTCCTGGCGGATGACAAGCTAGCGGGCATGATCGCGCTTGCTGATATGGTACGCGACACGGCGAAACAAGCGGTTACGGCTTTGAAGGAAAAAGGCATCCACTCGATCATGCTGACAGGCGATAACCAAAAAGTCGCGAACTGGGTCGCCGCGCAACTCGGCATTGAGGAAGTGTACGCGGAAGTGCTGCCGGATGACAAAGCGAATCAAATCAAGAAAATCAAAGACAAAGGCTGGCGCGTCGCTATGACCGGAGACGGCGTAAACGATGCCCCGGCACTCGCAACAGCAGACCTCGGCATTGCAATCGGCGCGGGGACGGATGTTGCGATGGAAACAGCAGACGTTGTGCTCGTCAAAAGCAACCCGAACGATGTTGTCGCGCTTATCGATCTGTCGAAAAAGACCTACCGCAAAATGATCCAGAACTTGTGGTGGGCGACCGGCTATAATATTTTTGCGATTCCGCTGGCAGCCGGCGTTCTGGCACCATGGGGCATCATCGTCAGCCCCGCAGTCGGCGCCGTGTTCATGAGCTTGAGTACGGTCATCGTCGCGATCAATGCGAAACTGCTGAAGGCTTAA
- a CDS encoding four-helix bundle copper-binding protein yields MAHEQHQQLLETLHDCMAACNHCFDACLQEDDVKMMAGCIRLDRECADMCAYLEQAITRNSPFVSQLAKVCAEICQACGDECQKHADMHDHCKHCAEACHKCAEACRSIA; encoded by the coding sequence ATGGCTCACGAACAACACCAACAATTGCTCGAAACGCTGCACGATTGCATGGCGGCGTGCAATCATTGCTTCGATGCTTGCCTACAGGAAGACGATGTCAAGATGATGGCGGGATGCATCCGTTTGGACCGGGAATGCGCAGATATGTGCGCGTATCTGGAACAGGCGATTACACGCAATTCACCATTTGTTTCCCAACTCGCCAAAGTATGTGCAGAAATCTGCCAGGCTTGCGGCGACGAATGCCAAAAACACGCCGATATGCACGACCATTGCAAACACTGTGCAGAAGCTTGCCACAAATGCGCAGAAGCGTGCCGTTCAATCGCATAA
- a CDS encoding response regulator transcription factor: MHKILLIDDEQRMLDLLSLYLKPHQYQCTKAQGPREALRYLETQAFDIVLLDIMMPEMSGFELCAKIRSFSDVPIIMLTAREQQEDIVKGLKLGADDYITKPFNEEELLARIEALLRRQAPKNIIEVGGLKWNEERFELSYLGTPIKLTPKEFFMVGQLVKNPGKVFSRDQLILLIWGYDSETEGRTIDSHVRNVREKIRQSGFPVDKHFLTVWGVGYKWLNEAE; the protein is encoded by the coding sequence TTGCATAAAATTTTATTGATTGACGACGAGCAGCGCATGCTCGATTTATTGTCCTTGTATTTAAAGCCTCATCAGTATCAATGCACGAAAGCCCAAGGGCCGCGGGAAGCGCTGCGTTATTTGGAGACGCAGGCGTTCGATATCGTCCTGCTCGACATCATGATGCCCGAGATGAGCGGCTTTGAGCTATGTGCGAAAATCCGCAGTTTCTCCGATGTGCCGATCATCATGCTGACGGCGCGTGAGCAGCAAGAAGACATCGTCAAAGGGCTCAAGCTCGGTGCGGATGATTACATCACCAAGCCGTTCAACGAAGAAGAATTGCTCGCACGCATCGAAGCACTGCTCAGGCGGCAGGCGCCGAAAAACATCATCGAAGTAGGCGGCTTGAAATGGAACGAAGAACGCTTTGAGCTGAGCTATTTGGGCACGCCGATCAAACTGACACCGAAAGAATTCTTCATGGTCGGGCAATTAGTGAAAAATCCCGGCAAAGTGTTTTCGCGTGACCAATTGATTTTGCTCATTTGGGGCTATGACTCAGAAACGGAAGGGCGCACGATCGATTCGCACGTCCGCAACGTCCGGGAGAAAATCCGCCAATCCGGCTTTCCTGTCGATAAGCATTTCCTGACCGTTTGGGGCGTCGGCTATAAATGGTTGAACGAAGCCGAATAA